In the uncultured Methanobrevibacter sp. genome, AACATTTATTAATGTTTAAATTATAAATTATTTTATTACTATTATTTTATTATAATTGATTAAATTATGATTATTTCATAGTTTTTTTATTTTGGGTTATTTAAATGAATGTACAAGAAAGTTTTGATAAATTTATAAAAGACAGTAAAAGAGTTTTAAAAGTATCAAGAAAGCCTGATGCAAAAGAATACCGTGAACTCGCTAAAGTAGTTTCTATTGGGATACTTATTATTGGTGTAATGGGTTATGTAATTGTTTTATTAGGTTCATTAATTGGTTTATAAAACCAATTTTTTCATTTTTTGATCCCTTTTTTTATAATAAAATTTTTGTAATTTTCTATTTTACTTAAAATATCTATTTTTTTAAAAACTTTTATATACTATAAAATGAATAGATATTCATATTATAGAATTCTAATTTTCAAGAATTTTTATTATCTTGAATAATTAAGGCTTTTATAATAACTTTTAACTTAGTGTATGAATTAATCTTTTTGGATTAAATAAACTAATAATTTAAAATTGTTTATTAATCAAATGGATAATTTTTTAAACCCTGTTGAAGAAGGGGGATAGCTTAGTAAATTTTCACATTATTGTGAATTACCTGAGAACCACATTTTTGTGGAACTTCATTAACTTAGTCAAATATTAAAATAGGTGAATTTTTCATGGAAGAATCTAATAGTTCCATATATGCTCTTAAGACCTCTGCAGGTCAAGAAAGGAATGTAGCTAGACTTTTAGCTCGTAAAGCTAGAACCATAGATTGTGTAGGTATTTCCTCAATTCTTGTTCCGGAATCTTTAAAAGGGT is a window encoding:
- a CDS encoding protein translocase SEC61 complex subunit gamma, whose translation is MNVQESFDKFIKDSKRVLKVSRKPDAKEYRELAKVVSIGILIIGVMGYVIVLLGSLIGL